In Electrophorus electricus isolate fEleEle1 chromosome 18, fEleEle1.pri, whole genome shotgun sequence, one genomic interval encodes:
- the dapk3 gene encoding death-associated protein kinase 3 isoform X2, producing the protein MAGFRQEDVEKYYEMGEELGSGQFAIVRKCREKSTGVEYAAKFIKKRRLSSSRRGVSREEIERELVSGGELFDFLAEKESLTEEEATQFLKQILDGVHYLHSKHIAHFDLKPENIMLLDKNVPNPRIKLIDFGIAHQIKEGNEFKNIFGTPEFVAPEIVNYEPLGLEADMWSIGVITYILLSGASPFLGETKQETLTNISAVNYDFDEEYFSNTSELAKDFIRRLLVKDPKKRMTIEDSLEHPWIKVIKRRNVRQEDSGRRPERRRLKTTRLKEYTIKSHSSMPPNNTYINFERFSRVLEEIAAAEEGLRQLEQNQRACRDDIAALLSIYEEKEGWYQEENQSVAMELGRVRAELQRTQAQRRHNQEETRVATLAANSLKRKLGRLENRYEALAEQVSTEMHWVEELVRSVTAGRESHSTGLA; encoded by the exons ATGGCTGGGTTCAGACAAGAGGATGTAGAAAAGTACTACGAAATGGGCGAGGAGCTGGGCAG TGGCCAGTTTGCCATCGTGCGTAAGTGCAGAGAGAAGAGCACTGGGGTCGAATATGCTGCCAAGTTCATCAAGAAGCGGCGACTGTCGTCAAGCCGGCGGGGTGTGAGCCGCGAGGAGATCGAGCGAGAG CTCGTATCTGGAGGAGAGCTCTTTGACTTCCTGGCAGAGAAGGAGTCACTGACTGAGGAAGAGGCCACACAGTTCCTCAAGCAGATCTTGGATGGGGTTCACTACTTGCACTCCAAACACATAGCACACTTTGACTTGAAG CCTGAGAACATCATGCTTCTGGATAAGAACGTTCCTAACCCCAGAATAAAGCTGATTGACTTTGGCATTGCACATCAGATAAAGGAAGGAAAcgagtttaaaaatatttttggaacTCCGGAGTTTGTTG CCCCAGAAATAGTGAATTATGAACCCCTTGGCCTGGAAGCTGACATGTG GAGCATTGGAGTTATTACTTACATACT GTTAAGTGGAGCTTCTCCATTTCTTGGAGAAACTAAACAAGAAACACTGACCAACATCTCAGCTGTCAACTATGACTTTGATGAGGAGTACTTCAGCAACACAAGTGAGCTGGCCAAGGATTTCATCCGTAGGCTCTTGGTCAAGGATCCCAA GAAGAGAATGACTATTGAAGACAGCTTGGAGCATCCCTGGATCAAG GTGATAAAGCGGCGTAACGTACGTCAGGAGGACAGTGGGCGGCGGCCCGAGCGCAGACGGCTGAAGACCACACGTCTGAAAGAGTACACCATCAAGTCTCACTCCAGCATGCCACCCAACAACACCTACATCAACTTTGAGCGCTTCTCCCGTGTGCTGGAGGAGATTGCAGCAGCTGAAGAAGGTTTGCGGCAGCTGGAGCAGAACCAGCGAGCGTGCCGTGATGACATTGCAGCGCTTCTCTCCATCTATGAGGAGAAGGAGGGCTGGTATCAGGAGGAGAACCAGAGCGTGGCCATGGAGCTGGGCCGTGTGAGAGCTGAACTACAGCGCACTCAGGCTCAGCGCCGTCACAACCAGGAAGAGACCCGGGTCGCCACGCTGGCTGCCAACTCACTCAAGCGCAAGCTGGGCCGCCTGGAGAACCGCTACGAGGCATTGGCTGAGCAAGTGTCTACTGAGATGCACTGGGTGGAGGAGCTTGTGCGATCCGTCACAGCCGGCCGCGAGAGCCACAGCACGGGCCTGGCCTGA
- the dapk3 gene encoding death-associated protein kinase 3 isoform X1, protein MAGFRQEDVEKYYEMGEELGSGQFAIVRKCREKSTGVEYAAKFIKKRRLSSSRRGVSREEIEREVNILREIQHSNIITLHDIFENKTDVILILELVSGGELFDFLAEKESLTEEEATQFLKQILDGVHYLHSKHIAHFDLKPENIMLLDKNVPNPRIKLIDFGIAHQIKEGNEFKNIFGTPEFVAPEIVNYEPLGLEADMWSIGVITYILLSGASPFLGETKQETLTNISAVNYDFDEEYFSNTSELAKDFIRRLLVKDPKKRMTIEDSLEHPWIKVIKRRNVRQEDSGRRPERRRLKTTRLKEYTIKSHSSMPPNNTYINFERFSRVLEEIAAAEEGLRQLEQNQRACRDDIAALLSIYEEKEGWYQEENQSVAMELGRVRAELQRTQAQRRHNQEETRVATLAANSLKRKLGRLENRYEALAEQVSTEMHWVEELVRSVTAGRESHSTGLA, encoded by the exons ATGGCTGGGTTCAGACAAGAGGATGTAGAAAAGTACTACGAAATGGGCGAGGAGCTGGGCAG TGGCCAGTTTGCCATCGTGCGTAAGTGCAGAGAGAAGAGCACTGGGGTCGAATATGCTGCCAAGTTCATCAAGAAGCGGCGACTGTCGTCAAGCCGGCGGGGTGTGAGCCGCGAGGAGATCGAGCGAGAGGTGAACATCCTACGTGAGATCCAACATAGCAACATCATTACACTGCATGACATCTTTGAAAACAAGACCGATGTCATCCTCATCCTGGAGCTCGTATCTGGAGGAGAGCTCTTTGACTTCCTGGCAGAGAAGGAGTCACTGACTGAGGAAGAGGCCACACAGTTCCTCAAGCAGATCTTGGATGGGGTTCACTACTTGCACTCCAAACACATAGCACACTTTGACTTGAAG CCTGAGAACATCATGCTTCTGGATAAGAACGTTCCTAACCCCAGAATAAAGCTGATTGACTTTGGCATTGCACATCAGATAAAGGAAGGAAAcgagtttaaaaatatttttggaacTCCGGAGTTTGTTG CCCCAGAAATAGTGAATTATGAACCCCTTGGCCTGGAAGCTGACATGTG GAGCATTGGAGTTATTACTTACATACT GTTAAGTGGAGCTTCTCCATTTCTTGGAGAAACTAAACAAGAAACACTGACCAACATCTCAGCTGTCAACTATGACTTTGATGAGGAGTACTTCAGCAACACAAGTGAGCTGGCCAAGGATTTCATCCGTAGGCTCTTGGTCAAGGATCCCAA GAAGAGAATGACTATTGAAGACAGCTTGGAGCATCCCTGGATCAAG GTGATAAAGCGGCGTAACGTACGTCAGGAGGACAGTGGGCGGCGGCCCGAGCGCAGACGGCTGAAGACCACACGTCTGAAAGAGTACACCATCAAGTCTCACTCCAGCATGCCACCCAACAACACCTACATCAACTTTGAGCGCTTCTCCCGTGTGCTGGAGGAGATTGCAGCAGCTGAAGAAGGTTTGCGGCAGCTGGAGCAGAACCAGCGAGCGTGCCGTGATGACATTGCAGCGCTTCTCTCCATCTATGAGGAGAAGGAGGGCTGGTATCAGGAGGAGAACCAGAGCGTGGCCATGGAGCTGGGCCGTGTGAGAGCTGAACTACAGCGCACTCAGGCTCAGCGCCGTCACAACCAGGAAGAGACCCGGGTCGCCACGCTGGCTGCCAACTCACTCAAGCGCAAGCTGGGCCGCCTGGAGAACCGCTACGAGGCATTGGCTGAGCAAGTGTCTACTGAGATGCACTGGGTGGAGGAGCTTGTGCGATCCGTCACAGCCGGCCGCGAGAGCCACAGCACGGGCCTGGCCTGA
- the si:dkey-127k13.1 gene encoding PWWP domain-containing DNA repair factor 3A has protein sequence MSSSEDKRTLRLRKNPERTCRIIAEVLAELNRPTSTKGNPKAPIEPHDSPGASLIKLAPKKKTRGKVTKPVSQQTLADPKVFLAQPISLELRTQRIATNGNVSSNAKDNEMLVPRQPAPCLIKPKKRRQKESWSKRNQPSQKVVILSTRSDTCNEEYSEESTELDSCPRAVDCYSAETKEMPQRKAKVKRSFAHRSSAVGDQVPVKTGAAIHTHSTLGTSIELEPSASHSFSALDPCTPKGRRHRAGLCFGSTPLGSTCLPTLPSITESGQCTSINGNQNELKICSVKRGRPRKPQVPQKSVPQRKKKEQQELCTALFVKRLRKNAEPPQNSSGSQAIRHVRPRFELQDFALHEPEQTLPSDLSIKLCVQEEEPYPLEPSLSLQEDEEDEEDEELPSFLQQNSQKSSLIREGLLVWCKLRKYPFWPAMVKSVNHKNKKASIVFIDGLLLDKKTVKKGFSVSLRTLKPFDCDDSELFLDLAKEKYGDIITWCLDLISDYRIRIGCGSFVGSFIEYFDDDISCPVRNKYPKVSSSELTFPSQELLSEQGKGEVDGAGDTREASSCSSCQSKQEELHSKKVLPDRTLAARNRANERLVDFIVKKRGVENRLLAVISGQEPSKWRQALDSSSRSVVDVYLEDEEQVDKVFRYLQKLCATSRELGNTDRIRFILDVLLPEALTYAIAGVDHLSVDEAEAKYRRGPCHSNRERQEFDMRIEQQLKLKAAGPSP, from the exons ATGAGTTCATCGGAAGACAAACGCACCTTACGATTGCGAAAAAATCCTGAAAGAACTTGTCGTATCATTGCTGAAGTTCTAGCAGAATTGAACCGGCCTACTTCCACTAAGGGTAACCCCAAAGCACCCATTGAACCTCACGATTCCCCTGGTGCCAGCCTAATCAAACTTGcaccaaagaaaaaaacaagaggaaaagtAACAAAGCCTGTCAGCCAGCAAACCCTTGCTGACCCTAAAGTGTTTTTGGCCCAACCTATTAGTTTAGAGCTCAGAACTCAAAGAATAGCTACAAATGGAAATGTTTCTTCCAATGCAAAGGACAATGAGATGTTAGTGCCTCGACAACCTGCTCCATGTCTTATAAAGCCAAAAAAAAGACGACAGAAGGAAAGCTGGAGTAAAAGAAATCAGCCTTCTCAGAAGGTAGTCATCTTAAGTACCAGATCTGACACGTGTAATGAAGAATATTCTGAGGAATCAACTGAGTTGGATAGTTGCCCCAGAGCTGTGGACTGTTACTCAGCAGAGACCAAGGAAATGCCCCAAAGAAAAGCCAAAGTAAAACGTTCATTTGCACACAGATCAAGTGCTGTGGGTGACCAAGTCCCTGTGAAAACTGGCGCtgccattcacacacattctacactaGGTACCAGCATTGAGCTGGAACCATCTGCATCTCACAGTTTCTCTGCACTGGACCCATGCACACCGAAGGGGCGCCGTCACCGAGCCGGTCTTTGCTTCGGTTCCACCCCGTTGGGCAGCACTTGTCTTCCAACCCTGCCCAGCATTACAGAGAGTGGACAATGCACTTCAATAAATGGCAATCAGAATGAGCTGAAGATTTGTTCAGTAAAG CGGGGTAGACCTCGGAAGCCTCAAGTGCCACAGAAGTCTGTACCTCAGCGGAAGAAGAAGGAGCAGCAGGAGTTGTGCACTGCACTGTTTGTGAAACGGCTCAGGAAGAACGCAGAGCCACCCCAGAATTCATCTGGTAGCCAGGCAATTCGCCACGTCCGGCCACGTTTTGAGCTCCAAGACTTTGCTCTCCATGAACCAG AGCAGACGCTGCCTTCCGACCTGTCCATTAagttgtgtgtgcaggaggaggagccttATCCCCTCGAGCCTTCCCTTTCCCTgcaggaggatgaagaagatgaggaagatgaggagctGCCTAGTTTCTTACAGCAGAACAGTCAAA AGTCTTCATTAATTAGAgaaggactgttggtgtggtgtAAACTGAGGAAGTACCCATTCTGGCCAGCCATG GTTAAAAGTGTAAACCACAAGAACAAAAAAGCCAGTATCGTGTTCATTGATGGACTTCTCTTAGATAAGAAGACAGTTAAAAAGGG CTTTTCTGTGTCCTTGAGAACCTTGAAGCCATTTGACTGTGACGACTCAGAGCTTTTTCTG GACTTGGCCAAAGAGAAGTATGGCGATATCATTACCTGGTGTCTGGATCTCATATCGGATTACAGAATTCGCATTG GATGTGGTTCTTTTGTTGGCTCCTTCATTGAATACTTTGATGATGATATCA GTTGCCCAGTGAGGAACAAATATCCTAAGGTGTCTTCATCTGAGTTGACGTTCCCTAGCCAGGAACTGCTAAGTGAGCAGGGCAAGGGCGAAGTTGATGGTGCAGGCGATACCAGGGAAGCTTCTTCCTGCTCTTCCTGCCAAAGCAAGCAGGAAGAGCTCCACTCAAAGAAGGTGCTGCCAGATCGCACCCTGGCTGCACGGAACCGTGCCAACGAGAGGCTAGTGGACTTCATCGTTAAGAAACGTGGCGTGGAGAATCGTTTGTTG GCAGTGATCAGTGGACAGGAGCCTTCCAAGTGGCGCCAGGCTTTGGACAGCTCCAGCCGTTCTGTGGTGGACGTCTACCTGGAGGACGAGGAGCAGGTAGATAAGGTCTTTCGCTACCTGCAGAAGCTGTGTGCCACAAGCCGTGAGCTGGGAAACACAGATCGCATCCGCTTCATCCTGGATGTGCTCCTGCCGGAG GCTCTTACCTATGCCATTGCTGGTGTAGATCACCTCTCCGTTGATGAGGCTGAGGCTAAGTACCGTCGAGGACCGTGCCATAGCAACAG AGAACGGCAAGAGTTTGACATGAGGATTGAGCAGCAGTTGAAGCTGAAGGCAGCAGGGCCATCACCATGA
- the sppl2 gene encoding signal peptide peptidase-like 2 — MGFLWSLLWAALLINQAVGEYGMAHFSELGKSKGKDYCIFFNSKWAHLPQDLNKASRLQTYDLTASVLCSASDVPKGGFPNRIAMVLRGNCTFYEKVRLAQINGAKGLLIVSKERLIPPFGNKTQYEEIDIPVALLSYSDLLDITKSFGEKRQVAMYAPSEPVVDYNMVIIFLMAVGTVAVGGYWAGSRDIKKRYMKHKRDDGVEKQDEETVDVTPIMIAVFVVMCCSMLVLLYLFYDHLVYMIIVIFCLASSVGLYSCLWPFVRRVPFGKCRIPENNLPYCHKRPQVRMLLLSALCVAVSITWGVFRNEDQWAWVLQDALGIAFCIYMLKTIRLPTFKACTLLLVVLFIYDVFFVFITPYFTKSGESIMVEVAAGPSGSSTHEKLPMVLKVPRLNFSPLSLCDRPFSLLGFGDILVPGLLVAYCHRFDILMQSSRIYFLACTVGYGVGLLITFVALALMEMGQPALLYLVPCTLLTSLTVALWRRELPLFWTGSGFVPPPIVMAPINCTQTPGPPTAETIVNPEPQISDTSSQCEEPAQSAPENVPHLAEDAACKSD; from the exons ATGGGATTCCTGTGGAGTCTCCTTTGGGCAGCTCTTTTAATTAATCAG GCTGTGGGAGAATATGGCATGGCACATTTCAGTGAGTTGGGAAAGAGCAAAGGGAAAGATTACTGCATATTCTTCAACTCCAAATGGGCTCATCTGCCTCAAGACCTCAATAAAGCA TCACGACTACAGACCTATGACCTGACCGCATCTGTGCTATGTTCTGCATCTGACGTGCCAAAGGGCGGTTTCCCGAATCGCATTGCCATGGTGCTGCGTGGTAACTGCACTTTCTATGAGAAAGTCCGCTTGGCTCAGATCAACGGCGCCAAGGGTCTCCTCATTGTCAGCAAGGAGCGTCTG ATCCCACCCTTTGGCAATAAGACCCAGTATGAGGAGATCGATATCCCAGTTGCCCTGCTCAGCTACTCCGACCTCCTGGACATCACTAAG AGTTTTGGAGAGAAGAGGCAAGTCGCCATGTATGCCCCCAGTGAGCCGGTAGTGGACTATAACATGGTGATCATCTTCCTGATGGCGGTGGGCACAGTGGCAGTGGGAGGATACTGGGCTGGAAGCAGAGACATAAAGAA ACGCTATATGAAGCACAAACGGGATGACGGTGTGGAGAAACAGGACGAGGAGACGGTGGATGTGACACCCATCATGATCGCTGTGTTCGTTGTGATGTGCTGCTCCATGCTGGTGCTGCTCTATCTCTTCTATGATCACCTTG TGTATATGATTATTGTCATCTTCTGCTTGGCCTCCTCTGTGGGCCTGTACAGCTGCCTCTGGCCTTTTGTTCGGAGAGTCCCATTTGGGAAGTGCAG gATTCCTGAGAACAACCTACCATACTGTCACAAGCGGCCACAGGTGCGGATGCTGCTGCTGTCTGcgttgtgtgtggctgtgagcATCACATGGGGTGTGTTCCGGAATGAGGACca GTGGGCTTGGGTGCTTCAGGATGCTCTAGGGATTGCATTCTGTATCTACATGCTGAAAACAATCAGATTGCCCACTTTTAAA GCTTGCACTTTACTCCTTGTTGTCCTCTTCATCTAcgatgttttctttgtgtttataaCCCCGTATTTCACAAAG aGTGGGGAGAGCATCATGGTAGAAGTAGCAGCAGGACCATCTGGTTCTTCTACACATGAGAAG CTGCCCATGGTGTTGAAGGTTCCGCGTCTGAACTTTTCTCCGCTATCGCTGTGTGACCGGCCGTTCTCCCTGCTGGGCTTTGGGGACATTCTGGTACCAG GTCTGCTTGTAGCGTATTGTCACAGGTTTGATATTCTCATGCAGTCCTCACGGATCTACTTCCTGGCCTGCACTGTTG GTTATGGTGTTGGTCTGCTCATCACCTTTGTGGCGCTGGCCCTGATGGAGATGGGCCAGCCTGCTCTGCTGTACCTGGTGCCTTGCACTCTCCTCACCAGCCTGACTGTGGCGCTGTGGCGCAGGGAGCTGCCTCTATTCTGGACTGGGAGTGGATTTGTG CCCCCTCCTATTGTCATGGCACCAATCAACTGCACTCAGACACCAGGACCACCTACAGCTGAGACCATAGTCAATCCTGAGCCACAAATCTCTGACACGTCCAGTCAGTGTGAAGAACCTGCACAATCAGCCCCAGAGAATGTTCCTCATCTTGCAGAAGATGCAGCCTGTAAATCAGACTAA